In one window of Odocoileus virginianus isolate 20LAN1187 ecotype Illinois unplaced genomic scaffold, Ovbor_1.2 Unplaced_Scaffold_7, whole genome shotgun sequence DNA:
- the LOC110150847 gene encoding heat shock transcription factor, X-linked member 3-like encodes MASQSSHESHTALLAPLTYGEPTTGGPCDSSSDRNVDSGEALEKQGDQPESPDPGLHDNLPPQGPKPEMANKEENNAVLGLSFPRKLWRIVEDAAFTSVRWNDEGDMVVIEADLFQTEVLQRRGADQIFETESIKSFIRELNLYSFSKICPSCHSAGKKTMIYRNSNFQRDKPLLLQNIAKKKKQVMATRHSPQLHHNQCTQEVGKKVQKATPPARRNPRRRSSGLSRVCYMCCAAGQAGVKHLPSEQGGPSGKGTSNSAMSVPRATSGRKSTGQMPESPPEYPDYDSVMALYHTCHSMLMADLSGRAPNEAPEAE; translated from the exons ATGGCTAGTCAGAGTTCCCACGAGTCGCACACAGCCCTGCTGGCCCCATTAACTTATGGGGAGCCCACAACAGGGGGCCCCTGTGATTCCTCCTCAGATAGAAATGTTGATTCAGGGGAGGCTTTGGAGAAACAGGGTGACCAACCCGAGAGCCCCGATCCAGGCCTCCATGACAATCTGCCCCCACAGGGCCCAAAGCCAGAAATGGCCAACAAGGAAGAGAACAACGCCGTCCTCGGGCTGTCCTTCCCCAGGAAGCTCTGGAGGATCGTGGAGGATGCGGCCTTCACCTCTGTGCGCTGGAATGATGAGGGAGACATGGTGGTCATTGAGGCAGATCTCTTCCAGACAGAGGTCCTCCAGCGCAGAGGTGCGGACCAGATCTTCGAGACAGAAAGCATCAAGAGCTTCATCCGTGAACTGAACCTGTACAGTTTCAGTAAAATCTGCCCTTCGTGTCACTCTGCAGGGAAGAAGACGATG atcTATCGCAACTCCAATTTTCAGAGGGACAAACCTCTCCTCCTGCAGAACATcgcaaagaaaaagaagcaagtgATGGCGACCAGACACTCTCCTCAACTCCATCACAACCAGTGCACCCAAGAGGTGGGCAAGAAAGTCCAGAAGGCAACCCCACCTGCTCGCAGAAACCCCAGGCGACGATCATCTGGGCTCTCTCGCGTTTGCTATATGTGCTGTGCAGCAGGGCAGGCCGGGGTAAAGCATCTCCCCAGCGAGCAGGGTGGCCCCAGTGGAAAGGGCACATCCAACAGTGCCATGTCTGTACCCCGAGCTACTTCTGGGAGGAAGAGTACTGGGCAAATGCCCGAGAGCCCCCCCGAGTACCCAGATTATGATTCAGTGATGGCTCTGTACCACACCTGTCACTCCATGCTGATGGCAGACCTTTCCGGCAGAGCCCCAAACGAGGCCCCTGAGGCAGAGTAG